One genomic region from Anabaena sp. PCC 7108 encodes:
- a CDS encoding Coq4 family protein: MSKSTSSYIINGDTSISVSSELVKGVQAFLYFINDGMDIDKIFDVDAALAKHEVTAAEIAYVKSNPEIAQLFEEQYLQPTPNLEELLKLPEDSLGFAYASNLISANFTPHFYPQVELKDDVSYLALRMRQTHDIWHTVTGYGFDIAGGLKLAAFQIGQNRDPVSVMSIAGLLMNTIKMNKDLSPIISLAYEGYNVGCKAKPFLAQKWEEAWEKPLADWRAELNVTSAIARTIEERALAAI, from the coding sequence ATGTCAAAATCTACTTCTTCCTACATTATCAATGGTGATACGAGTATATCTGTTAGTTCAGAATTAGTGAAAGGTGTGCAAGCTTTCCTTTATTTTATCAATGACGGAATGGATATTGATAAAATTTTTGATGTTGATGCTGCATTAGCCAAGCATGAAGTTACTGCTGCTGAGATTGCCTATGTCAAGTCTAATCCTGAAATCGCTCAACTTTTTGAAGAACAATATCTTCAACCAACTCCCAATCTAGAAGAATTACTCAAACTACCTGAAGATTCCTTAGGCTTTGCCTATGCTTCTAACTTGATATCAGCAAACTTTACGCCACACTTTTATCCTCAAGTAGAGCTTAAAGATGATGTGAGCTATTTAGCTCTGCGGATGCGACAAACCCATGATATTTGGCATACCGTTACAGGATATGGCTTCGATATTGCTGGGGGACTTAAGCTGGCAGCATTTCAGATCGGGCAAAATCGTGATCCAGTTTCAGTGATGTCGATTGCCGGACTGCTCATGAATACGATCAAGATGAACAAAGATTTAAGCCCAATTATAAGTTTAGCTTACGAGGGCTACAATGTCGGGTGTAAAGCAAAACCCTTTCTGGCGCAGAAGTGGGAAGAGGCTTGGGAAAAACCACTTGCAGACTGGAGAGCGGAGTTAAATGTCACTTCTGCAATAGCTCGAACCATTGAAGAGCGCGCACTAGCAGCAATCTAA
- a CDS encoding Coq4 family protein: protein MSKTTFTIDADNMSLFMTPEMQEILTPDNVKALKGFIGMVNDGLDVDKFFDIENALANHEVSAAQAAYVKSDPEVAKLFEERYIAPTPDIDELLKLPKDSLGFAYASNLRAANFEQGFYPAVDIKNDVDYLNLRVRQTHDIWHAVTGYLYDLDAGIKLAGFQVAQNRSTSMVMFLAALFLYTIKTNGDFNHIANIIKEGFDVGCQAKPFLAQKWEEAWEKPIAQWRAELNVTSVRD, encoded by the coding sequence ATGTCTAAAACTACCTTTACTATCGATGCTGATAATATGAGTCTATTTATGACTCCAGAAATGCAGGAAATCTTGACCCCAGATAATGTGAAAGCTCTCAAAGGTTTCATTGGCATGGTCAATGACGGACTAGATGTAGACAAATTTTTTGATATTGAAAATGCATTAGCCAACCATGAAGTTTCTGCTGCCCAGGCTGCCTATGTCAAGTCTGATCCTGAAGTTGCTAAACTTTTTGAAGAACGATATATTGCCCCGACTCCCGATATAGACGAATTACTCAAACTGCCTAAAGATTCCTTAGGCTTTGCCTATGCTTCTAATCTGCGTGCAGCAAACTTTGAGCAAGGTTTTTATCCCGCAGTCGATATTAAAAATGATGTGGACTATTTAAATTTGCGGGTGCGACAAACCCATGATATTTGGCACGCCGTTACAGGGTATTTATACGATTTGGATGCGGGAATTAAGTTGGCAGGATTCCAGGTTGCACAAAATCGCTCAACGAGTATGGTGATGTTTCTTGCTGCATTATTCCTGTATACGATCAAGACGAACGGAGATTTTAACCATATTGCAAATATTATTAAGGAGGGCTTCGATGTAGGGTGTCAGGCAAAACCCTTTCTAGCCCAGAAGTGGGAAGAGGCTTGGGAAAAGCCAATAGCACAATGGAGAGCGGAGTTAAATGTCACTTCTGTAAGAGATTAG
- a CDS encoding DUF5367 family protein, whose product MNNEKPLSNLILFVSLGIIFWFIALLFIRFAGDHLFVNGNPWLILFFILSIPIAWVLVKIGAIIGKVEGEKLLIATVLMSLTALLLDGVALTWFQNWYGLEPAQLLLAAAWLLWGVGVGLMIGYWESHSYNAS is encoded by the coding sequence ATGAATAATGAGAAACCATTGAGCAACTTAATCCTGTTTGTGAGTCTGGGAATCATATTTTGGTTTATAGCTTTACTGTTTATCCGATTTGCGGGTGATCACTTGTTTGTTAATGGCAATCCCTGGCTAATATTATTCTTTATTTTATCCATACCCATAGCTTGGGTGTTAGTTAAAATAGGTGCAATAATTGGGAAGGTAGAGGGTGAAAAGTTGTTGATAGCCACGGTACTGATGTCATTAACAGCGCTGTTACTTGATGGCGTGGCGTTAACGTGGTTTCAAAATTGGTACGGTCTTGAACCAGCACAGTTGTTGCTTGCTGCCGCTTGGTTGTTATGGGGTGTGGGTGTCGGTTTAATGATCGGATATTGGGAATCACATTCTTATAATGCCAGTTAA
- the mtnB gene encoding methylthioribulose 1-phosphate dehydratase, whose amino-acid sequence MTSPTIADPRLQLIATARYFYEQGWMLGTAGNLSARLPDGSFWITASGKSKGELLPSDFIRIDSDGTVEASPSNLQPSAETSIHQVIYSLFPESQACYHIHSIEGNLVSRLVAGDSLPLPPLEMLKGLGIWQENPYCLMPIFTNHLQVSQIAVDIEKRFAVTPPQIPALLIRDHGITVWAASGEASRNYIELLEYIFRYMVVASRLDLKKCSPESNY is encoded by the coding sequence ATGACCAGCCCCACAATAGCAGATCCTCGTTTACAACTAATTGCCACTGCCCGTTATTTTTACGAACAAGGTTGGATGCTAGGAACTGCTGGCAACCTCTCAGCACGTTTACCTGATGGTAGTTTCTGGATTACAGCCAGTGGTAAATCTAAAGGTGAGTTATTGCCAAGTGATTTTATTCGCATAGATTCAGATGGCACAGTAGAAGCATCACCATCTAATTTGCAACCTTCAGCGGAAACATCTATTCATCAGGTAATTTACAGCTTGTTTCCAGAATCACAAGCTTGTTATCATATCCACTCAATTGAAGGTAATTTGGTTTCTCGCCTAGTTGCAGGAGACAGTCTACCTTTACCACCACTAGAAATGCTCAAAGGCTTGGGAATTTGGCAAGAAAACCCCTATTGTCTAATGCCAATTTTCACCAATCATCTGCAAGTTTCCCAGATTGCTGTTGATATTGAAAAACGGTTTGCTGTAACTCCACCGCAAATACCAGCTTTACTAATTCGTGATCATGGTATTACAGTTTGGGCTGCTTCAGGAGAAGCATCTCGTAATTACATTGAGTTATTAGAGTACATCTTTCGTTATATGGTCGTCGCTAGTAGGCTAGACCTAAAAAAATGTAGCCCAGAGAGTAACTATTAA
- a CDS encoding isoprenylcysteine carboxylmethyltransferase family protein: MSIFKAIVSLLIYGFLLIDIPLLGWGIDDLRGFLANPVRGIFLLAGIAMSIVYAWFMPKNTLGDGIKDKLVNRQKVMLWLSILLYIIMFSLLPYCDRHNLWQIPSENSLRYVGLVIFTIGVIFSFWGPIHLGQQYSFNLTLQEDHELVTDGPFSYIRHPRYLGLILWILGVSLIYLSIAGLVITGIMTLLLAWRIYDEENLLQQEFGEQWTNYCQQTKRIIPLIY, encoded by the coding sequence ATGAGCATATTCAAAGCTATTGTGAGCTTACTAATCTATGGTTTTTTGCTGATTGATATACCGCTTTTAGGTTGGGGTATTGATGATTTGAGAGGATTTTTGGCAAATCCAGTCAGAGGTATTTTCTTATTGGCTGGAATTGCTATGAGTATCGTCTATGCCTGGTTTATGCCTAAAAATACTTTGGGTGATGGAATTAAAGATAAATTGGTAAATCGCCAAAAAGTCATGTTATGGTTGAGCATTCTTCTTTACATTATCATGTTTAGCCTCTTGCCTTATTGCGATCGCCACAACCTATGGCAAATTCCATCTGAAAACTCTTTAAGATACGTTGGGTTAGTAATTTTTACTATTGGTGTAATTTTCTCCTTTTGGGGTCCAATACACCTTGGTCAACAATATAGTTTCAATTTGACACTGCAAGAAGACCATGAATTAGTCACAGATGGACCATTTAGTTATATACGTCACCCTCGTTATCTTGGTTTAATTCTTTGGATTTTAGGAGTTTCACTCATCTATCTTTCAATTGCAGGTTTGGTAATAACTGGCATAATGACTCTGTTGTTGGCATGGCGAATTTATGATGAAGAAAACTTACTTCAGCAAGAATTTGGTGAACAATGGACAAATTATTGTCAGCAAACAAAGCGGATAATTCCTCTGATTTATTAG
- the atpD gene encoding F0F1 ATP synthase subunit beta — protein MVTTAEKTNIGYITQIIGPVVDVKFPGGKLPQIYNALTITGTNEAGQNISLTVEVQQLLGDNQVRAVAMSSTDGLVRGLEVVDTGAPITVPVGKATLGRIFNVLGEPVDNQGPVNAEATLPIHRPAPKFTDLETNPSVFETGIKVVDLLTPYRRGGKIGLFGGAGVGKTVIMMELINNIATQHGGVSVFAGVGERTREGNDLYNEMMESGVINKDNLNESKIALVYGQMNEPPGARMRVGLSGLTMAEYFRDVNKQDVLLFVDNIFRFVQAGSEVSALLGRMPSAVGYQPTLGTDVGALQERITSTTEGSITSIQAVYVPADDLTDPAPATTFAHLDGTTVLSRGLASKGIYPAVDPLGSTSTMLQPNIVGSDHYDTARAVQSTLQRYKELQDIIAILGLDELSEEDRLIVARARKVERFLSQPFFVAEVFTGSPGKYVKLEDTIKGFKQILSGELDALPEQAFYLVGDINEAIAKAEKLKG, from the coding sequence ATGGTCACCACCGCAGAAAAAACAAACATCGGTTACATTACCCAAATCATCGGTCCCGTTGTAGACGTTAAATTTCCCGGCGGGAAATTGCCTCAAATCTACAACGCTTTGACCATCACAGGCACAAATGAAGCTGGACAAAACATCAGCCTCACCGTTGAAGTACAACAATTGCTAGGCGACAACCAAGTACGGGCTGTGGCTATGAGTAGCACAGATGGCTTAGTGCGTGGTTTAGAAGTAGTTGATACAGGCGCTCCAATTACCGTACCCGTGGGTAAAGCCACATTGGGACGGATTTTCAACGTTTTGGGCGAACCTGTAGACAACCAAGGTCCCGTAAATGCTGAAGCAACTCTACCTATTCACCGTCCTGCTCCCAAATTCACAGACTTGGAAACAAATCCTTCTGTGTTTGAAACTGGGATTAAGGTTGTTGACTTGCTGACTCCCTACAGACGCGGTGGTAAAATCGGTCTCTTCGGCGGTGCAGGTGTTGGTAAAACAGTGATCATGATGGAATTGATCAACAACATCGCTACTCAACACGGTGGTGTGTCTGTATTTGCGGGTGTGGGTGAACGCACACGTGAAGGGAATGACCTCTACAACGAAATGATGGAATCTGGAGTTATCAACAAAGATAACCTCAACGAATCCAAAATTGCTCTAGTTTATGGTCAAATGAACGAGCCACCCGGAGCAAGAATGCGGGTTGGTTTGTCTGGTTTGACAATGGCTGAGTATTTCCGTGATGTTAACAAGCAAGACGTATTGCTATTTGTTGATAACATCTTCCGGTTTGTCCAAGCTGGTTCTGAAGTATCCGCGCTCTTGGGTCGGATGCCTTCGGCGGTAGGATATCAGCCTACTCTGGGTACAGACGTAGGTGCTTTACAAGAACGGATTACCTCCACCACCGAAGGTTCTATTACTTCTATTCAAGCTGTATATGTACCGGCGGATGACTTGACTGACCCCGCACCTGCTACCACCTTTGCTCACTTAGACGGGACAACAGTATTGTCTCGTGGTTTAGCATCTAAGGGTATTTATCCTGCGGTTGATCCTCTGGGTTCTACTTCCACCATGTTGCAACCCAACATCGTAGGTAGTGATCACTATGATACTGCGCGGGCTGTACAATCAACACTACAACGTTACAAAGAACTACAAGACATCATCGCCATTCTTGGTTTAGATGAATTGTCTGAAGAAGATCGTCTAATTGTGGCACGGGCGCGGAAAGTTGAGCGGTTCTTGTCTCAGCCTTTCTTCGTAGCAGAAGTATTTACCGGTTCTCCTGGTAAGTATGTGAAGTTGGAAGACACCATTAAAGGATTTAAACAAATTCTTTCTGGTGAATTGGATGCTTTACCTGAGCAAGCTTTCTACTTGGTAGGCGATATCAACGAAGCGATCGCTAAAGCAGAAAAGCTCAAGGGATAA
- a CDS encoding alpha/beta fold hydrolase, which translates to MSFDTQENHTQKYKTVELPQGILHYSDRGQGPILIFLHGLLVNGRLWRDVVSVLESEFRCIVPELPLGSHIQPMNPDTDLTPPGVARLVADFITALDLDNVTLVGNDTGGAICQLVISQYPEKISGLVLTNCDAFENFLPLFFRPLQYAARIPGFIFAFAQLMRWSLIRHILFGLLAHRPLGSEEDAAYFTPLIRFAGVRHDLTKAVCGISNRYTIEAASSFANFNKPVLIVWGENDPFFSYRFAERLKQSFPNARLERIAKSRTFVPEDQPEALAQLIISFAVTGSVRS; encoded by the coding sequence ATGAGTTTTGATACTCAAGAAAATCACACCCAGAAATATAAAACTGTCGAGCTACCTCAAGGAATACTTCACTACAGCGATCGCGGACAGGGACCAATATTAATCTTTCTACACGGGCTTCTGGTTAACGGAAGACTCTGGCGTGATGTTGTATCTGTGCTTGAAAGCGAGTTTCGCTGTATTGTACCAGAGTTACCTCTCGGCTCTCATATCCAACCAATGAACCCCGACACCGACTTAACTCCACCAGGTGTTGCTCGCTTAGTAGCAGACTTTATTACAGCCCTCGATTTAGATAATGTCACCTTAGTTGGCAACGATACAGGCGGTGCTATATGCCAGTTAGTTATTAGCCAGTACCCAGAAAAAATATCAGGACTTGTACTCACTAACTGTGATGCTTTTGAAAACTTTTTACCCTTATTTTTCCGTCCACTTCAGTATGCTGCTCGGATACCAGGCTTTATCTTTGCATTTGCACAGTTAATGCGCTGGAGTTTAATTAGACATATCTTGTTTGGACTACTTGCACACAGACCCTTAGGATCTGAAGAAGATGCAGCATACTTTACACCACTAATTCGGTTTGCTGGCGTGCGTCACGATCTAACCAAAGCTGTATGTGGTATTTCCAATCGTTACACTATTGAAGCAGCCAGTTCCTTTGCCAATTTTAACAAGCCAGTATTAATTGTTTGGGGTGAAAACGATCCATTCTTTTCTTATCGCTTTGCTGAACGCCTCAAACAATCTTTTCCTAATGCTCGATTAGAGCGGATTGCAAAATCCCGTACTTTCGTACCGGAAGATCAACCTGAAGCCCTAGCACAGTTAATTATAAGTTTTGCTGTGACTGGATCAGTGAGAAGTTGA
- a CDS encoding acyl-CoA dehydrogenase family protein, with protein MTPKPSFSPDYATANNFIAKPDIKQSSRSRERANSIIEWLRNYASTRINSRLIDERRCIPPYIILDFGNQGILGMQVPEQYGGLELSTYDAMRVTEQIAGIDITLATFVVVNNFLGVRPILQYANEGFRQELLPILAQGRELASFALTETGAGSNPRSLASIGIPDATGGWRLRGKKIWIGTASWAGLINTFVKLVDADNKPIGITGFALRQGTSGLRNGPESVTMGMRGMVQNTIHFDEVPVSEVNLLGKIGSGMAVGQDAMLLTRLAIGAKSLGGMKRCAQLMLRYATRRDIATGRLIDNPLTLVRLGNLTAAITALENLITRISELVDNGYSVPGEGYIVCKTFGSESLWQAADNLIQLLGGRGYIETNIAPQILRDARIFRVFEGPTETLNMFLGSSLLQPREELQIFFCNSLNAPVVWESLKSAVGEINARWSESIAPFSDRTSARRWASLVAGEVATYAILLAALQGTPNHKPLNQLHRGAIDWVQSQFDIALQKALSGQELISATQSADETTALISSYNETIGDLQQTLPGEDHSLDELLNPL; from the coding sequence ATGACTCCTAAACCTTCATTCAGCCCTGATTATGCAACGGCAAATAATTTTATTGCCAAACCAGATATAAAGCAATCAAGTAGGAGTAGAGAAAGAGCTAATAGCATTATAGAATGGCTGCGTAATTATGCTAGTACCCGCATTAATTCCCGCTTGATCGACGAGCGTCGTTGCATACCACCGTATATAATCCTCGATTTTGGCAATCAGGGAATACTGGGAATGCAAGTACCTGAACAATACGGAGGTTTAGAATTAAGTACTTACGATGCAATGCGCGTGACAGAACAAATAGCTGGTATTGATATTACACTAGCTACATTTGTAGTAGTCAATAACTTTTTGGGAGTTCGCCCAATTTTACAATATGCAAACGAAGGATTTCGCCAAGAACTCCTACCTATCCTTGCTCAGGGACGCGAACTGGCTTCCTTTGCTTTGACAGAAACGGGTGCTGGTTCAAATCCACGAAGTTTAGCAAGTATCGGCATACCAGATGCCACAGGTGGTTGGCGCTTGAGAGGGAAAAAGATTTGGATTGGTACTGCTTCATGGGCTGGTTTAATCAATACTTTTGTCAAGCTAGTTGACGCTGATAACAAGCCAATAGGAATTACTGGTTTTGCCCTGCGTCAGGGAACATCTGGCTTACGCAACGGACCAGAATCCGTAACAATGGGAATGCGAGGCATGGTTCAAAATACTATACATTTTGACGAAGTACCTGTATCTGAAGTCAATTTGCTAGGGAAAATTGGTTCTGGTATGGCAGTTGGTCAGGACGCAATGCTATTGACTCGGTTGGCAATTGGAGCTAAAAGTCTCGGTGGCATGAAACGTTGCGCCCAGTTGATGCTACGTTATGCAACTCGACGTGATATTGCTACAGGACGGCTGATTGATAATCCTTTAACTTTAGTCCGTTTGGGTAATCTAACAGCTGCAATTACAGCATTGGAAAATTTAATAACTCGGATTTCAGAATTAGTCGATAATGGATATTCTGTGCCAGGAGAAGGATATATTGTCTGCAAAACATTTGGTTCGGAATCTCTATGGCAAGCAGCTGATAATCTAATTCAACTTTTAGGCGGTCGCGGTTATATCGAGACTAATATCGCTCCTCAAATACTGCGAGATGCCAGAATATTTCGTGTTTTTGAAGGACCCACTGAAACTCTAAATATGTTTCTTGGTTCGTCTTTATTGCAACCGAGGGAAGAATTACAAATCTTTTTCTGTAATAGTCTTAATGCTCCAGTTGTTTGGGAAAGTTTAAAATCAGCCGTAGGAGAAATAAATGCACGTTGGTCAGAATCAATCGCTCCATTTAGCGATCGCACTTCTGCTCGCCGTTGGGCTTCCTTAGTTGCTGGTGAAGTGGCAACTTACGCAATTTTGCTTGCTGCTTTGCAAGGAACGCCAAACCATAAGCCATTAAATCAATTACATCGCGGCGCAATCGATTGGGTTCAATCTCAGTTTGACATTGCACTCCAGAAAGCTCTTAGCGGCCAAGAACTCATATCTGCCACCCAAAGTGCTGATGAAACTACAGCACTGATATCCAGCTATAATGAAACAATTGGGGACTTACAACAAACTCTCCCCGGTGAAGATCACTCGCTCGACGAGCTATTAAACCCACTCTAA
- a CDS encoding WGxxGxxG family protein, translating to MKSNFTKTLGVGILTLMMGILPLNLPAQAQVTQPRTDVVPNRNVYYDDRNDFDWGWLGLIGLLGLAGLAGKRREEQPTAYRDPNAPGATSYRD from the coding sequence ATGAAAAGCAATTTTACCAAAACTCTTGGTGTTGGAATTCTGACGTTGATGATGGGAATTTTACCCTTAAATTTACCCGCACAAGCCCAGGTAACTCAACCCAGAACAGACGTTGTACCCAACAGAAACGTTTATTATGATGATCGTAACGATTTTGATTGGGGTTGGCTGGGATTAATTGGACTATTAGGTCTAGCAGGTTTAGCAGGTAAAAGGCGTGAAGAACAACCAACCGCTTATCGGGACCCCAATGCGCCAGGGGCTACTAGCTACAGAGATTAA
- a CDS encoding response regulator, whose amino-acid sequence MSGQKKSFVADILIVDDKLENIRFLSDFLSKQNYQIRKAISGQSALMAVQALPPDLILLDINMPEMGGYEVCEYLKSVPENQSIPIIFLSAGNDISDKVRAFKAGGVDYITKPFHLEEVLIRIQTQLKLQNLQKEQESHNQQLQNMLLALQNAQAELIQKEKLLNTSRIAAGISHEINNPLSFILCNLNPASEYAEKLISLINYYQKAFPNATPEISNFIDEIELEFLSPDFTRVIHSIRTGAERIRSVVHALHIFSRLDKSGIKPFNVHESIDSVLMILRYQMVLKNGSVAVEIFKKYEDLPEFIGYANLFNQVLMHLLQNAIDALDVKINSFIDSSFQPKIWIHTYTHPENKVIISIKDNGMGIIEENKYRLFEPFFTTKLVAKGMGLGLFTSHQIITEIYKGSLTYQIVPEGGSEFIIEIPITEVFG is encoded by the coding sequence ATGTCTGGACAAAAAAAATCATTTGTAGCGGATATTCTAATTGTTGATGACAAACTTGAAAATATTAGATTTTTATCAGATTTTTTATCAAAACAGAATTATCAAATTCGCAAAGCTATCAGTGGACAATCTGCATTAATGGCTGTTCAGGCACTGCCACCAGATTTAATACTTTTAGATATTAATATGCCAGAAATGGGAGGTTATGAAGTATGTGAATATTTAAAAAGTGTTCCAGAAAATCAATCAATTCCGATTATTTTTTTAAGTGCTGGTAATGATATTAGTGATAAGGTGAGAGCATTTAAAGCTGGAGGTGTTGACTATATAACCAAACCATTTCACTTAGAAGAAGTACTAATAAGAATTCAAACTCAGTTAAAGCTTCAAAATTTACAAAAAGAGCAAGAATCTCATAATCAGCAATTACAAAATATGCTACTAGCATTACAAAATGCTCAAGCTGAACTTATTCAAAAAGAAAAGCTACTGAATACAAGTCGAATTGCTGCTGGAATTTCTCATGAAATTAATAACCCTTTAAGTTTTATTCTTTGTAATCTTAATCCTGCATCTGAATATGCTGAAAAGCTAATTAGTCTGATTAACTATTATCAAAAAGCATTTCCAAATGCAACTCCAGAAATTAGCAATTTCATCGATGAAATTGAACTGGAGTTTTTATCTCCAGATTTTACTAGAGTAATTCATTCTATTCGCACTGGAGCCGAAAGAATTCGCTCAGTTGTTCATGCTCTACATATTTTCTCTCGTCTTGATAAGTCAGGTATCAAACCTTTTAATGTTCACGAAAGTATTGATAGTGTTTTGATGATATTACGCTATCAAATGGTATTAAAAAATGGTTCAGTTGCAGTTGAAATTTTTAAGAAATATGAGGATTTACCAGAATTTATAGGTTATGCAAATTTATTTAATCAAGTGCTAATGCATCTTTTGCAAAATGCTATTGATGCACTTGATGTAAAAATCAATTCATTTATTGATAGTTCATTTCAACCAAAAATTTGGATTCATACATATACTCACCCAGAAAATAAAGTAATAATCAGTATTAAAGACAATGGTATGGGAATTATTGAAGAAAATAAGTATCGTTTATTTGAGCCATTTTTTACTACCAAATTAGTTGCTAAAGGTATGGGATTAGGCTTATTTACTAGCCACCAAATTATCACTGAAATTTACAAAGGTAGTTTGACTTACCAAATAGTCCCTGAAGGAGGTTCAGAATTTATTATTGAAATTCCGATTACAGAAGTTTTCGGTTAA
- the atpC gene encoding ATP synthase F1 subunit epsilon, translating into MTLTVRVIAPDKTVWDAEAEEVVLPSTTGQLGILSGHAPLLSALDIGVMRVRANKNQDWQAIALAGGFAEVDEDEVTILVNGAERGDKINLEEARTAYNQAQTLLNQAPAGDRQAQIQATKAFKRARARFQAAGGSV; encoded by the coding sequence ATGACCCTGACTGTTCGTGTAATTGCCCCGGATAAAACCGTTTGGGATGCTGAAGCTGAAGAAGTAGTTTTACCTAGTACTACTGGTCAATTAGGTATCTTGAGTGGACACGCGCCGCTATTATCTGCCTTGGATATAGGTGTAATGCGTGTTCGTGCTAACAAAAATCAAGATTGGCAAGCGATCGCACTTGCGGGCGGTTTTGCCGAAGTTGATGAAGACGAAGTGACTATTTTAGTCAACGGTGCTGAACGTGGCGACAAAATTAACCTGGAAGAAGCCCGAACCGCTTACAATCAAGCCCAAACTCTTCTGAATCAAGCCCCAGCAGGCGACCGTCAAGCCCAAATTCAGGCAACTAAAGCCTTTAAACGCGCTCGCGCTCGGTTTCAAGCCGCCGGCGGTTCGGTATAA
- a CDS encoding DUF3237 domain-containing protein yields MSELKTEFLFEMRIQIQAPMDVGQGPDGHRMIFMAKSGHFEGPKLKGEIIPMSGGDWSKIRADGSGSMDVRQCLKTDDGAIILMTYGGRMVTSPENFEYAVDYFKPDDPKGADERYYFRTNPLFETGDDRYAWLNNIIAVGKGRTGDGGVIYEVFAVN; encoded by the coding sequence ATGTCTGAGCTTAAGACCGAATTTTTGTTCGAGATGAGAATACAGATTCAAGCCCCGATGGATGTTGGACAAGGACCCGATGGACACCGCATGATCTTTATGGCCAAATCTGGACATTTCGAGGGACCAAAACTCAAAGGTGAGATTATTCCCATGTCCGGTGGCGATTGGTCTAAAATACGGGCAGACGGATCAGGCTCAATGGACGTTCGTCAATGCCTGAAGACCGATGATGGGGCTATCATTCTCATGACTTATGGCGGACGGATGGTCACCAGCCCAGAAAACTTTGAGTATGCGGTGGATTATTTCAAGCCGGACGATCCAAAGGGCGCAGACGAGCGATACTATTTCAGGACTAATCCTTTATTTGAGACAGGTGATGATCGTTACGCATGGCTCAATAATATTATTGCAGTCGGCAAGGGACGCACTGGTGATGGCGGCGTAATTTACGAAGTATTTGCAGTAAATTAG
- a CDS encoding acireductone dioxygenase, whose translation MAVLKLENGTFYTDLMNISQELAPLNIQINHWTVANNPEIKGLLAQDSLNEQEKEQVLKALDSYFEQLKQIAGYTTRDLVVLHSGIPNLDGLLAKFEKIHTHADDEVRYIIDGEGIFGFVLPDDSQVELTVQPEEYINVPAGTEHWFYLTPVKRVKAVRYFITTEGWTPQYTGREIRICQLLEK comes from the coding sequence ATGGCAGTTCTCAAACTTGAAAATGGTACTTTCTACACTGATTTAATGAATATTTCTCAGGAGTTAGCACCCCTGAATATTCAAATTAATCACTGGACTGTTGCAAATAACCCCGAAATCAAAGGATTATTGGCACAAGATAGCCTCAATGAACAAGAAAAAGAACAGGTTCTCAAAGCTTTAGATAGTTACTTTGAGCAACTAAAACAGATAGCAGGTTATACAACTCGTGATTTGGTTGTGCTGCATTCAGGTATTCCCAATCTTGATGGGTTACTAGCAAAGTTTGAGAAAATTCATACCCATGCAGATGATGAAGTTCGCTATATCATTGATGGAGAAGGAATTTTTGGCTTTGTACTTCCTGATGATAGTCAAGTGGAATTGACAGTACAACCAGAAGAATATATTAATGTCCCCGCCGGAACTGAACATTGGTTTTATCTAACCCCAGTAAAACGAGTGAAAGCAGTACGCTATTTTATTACCACAGAAGGTTGGACACCCCAATATACAGGTAGAGAAATTCGTATTTGCCAACTCCTAGAAAAATGA